TGAAAACGGACTCTCAGGTAAGAAAAGGCTCATTAGGGAACTCAGGCTTTTCTGCAAGAATTTACGGAAGTCTCGGCTAATGGAAAATATTTTACGTGAGTCATGTCTGTACCTTGGGTAAACAGAGTTTTTACGAAAGTTGTTAGTCCATCCTCCTGGCACCTGCAAAAACGGTGCAGGGATTGTCGGGTGAAGGGTTTCGGGTCCTGTTATTGTTGATTAGGAAGGAGGTCGTGATATGGATATGCTGGAGAGTATGAATGAGGCTATGAGATATATTGAGGATAATCTGGCGGAAGAGATCGATTTTAAAGAAGTGGCGAGAACCGCATATTGTTCGGAATATCATTTTAAAAGGATGTTTTCTTTCCTCGCAGGTGTTTCGCTTACTGAATACATTAGGCGCAGGCGGCTTACACTGGCGGCATTCGAGCTGGAGAATCACGATGTCAAAGTAATTGATGTGGCCATAAAGTATGGGTATCGCTCGCCAGATTCTTTTACGAGAGCGTTCCACAGCTTACATGGAATCACTCCATCGGAAGCGAGGATGCCGGGTCATTCTTTGAAAGCTTATCCACCCATGACCTTTCAATTATCAATAAAGGGAGGTTCTGAAATGAATTACAGAATCGTCGAGAAAGATGCATTTCGCATTGTTGGGATCATGAAAAGAGTGCCGCTGGTCTTCCATGGTGTGAATCCAGAAATCGCTGAGATGTGGCAAAGCTTGAATATGGAAAAGATCCAGGAGATGAAAGAGCTGTCGAATACGGAGCCAATGGGATTGGTCAGTGCATCGGTGAATTTTTCCGAAGGCCGTATGGAGGAGAAAGGGGAACTGGACCATTATATTGGTGCCGCCACAACGAAAGAGTGCCCGTCCCATCTTGCTTCCCTGGAAGTTGTACCGTCAACATGGGCGGTTTTTGAAGCAATCGGCCCGTTCCCTGAGACCCTTCAAAATGTCTGGGGGAGAATCTATTCCGAGTGGTTTCCATCTGCTGCCTACGAACAGACAGAAGGCCCCGAGATCCTCTGGAATGAACATAAAGATGTATCTTCTCCTAAATTCAGGAGTGAAATCTGGATTCCGGTGAAAAGAAAGTGATTTTTTATGTTCACATAATATATTGACACAGTGCTTGTACATGAATTATATTGTACTTACATTAATTGAATAGTTCTCCTAAAGGGGAGTAGCTTTTACAGCAGAGTCGTCATTTCGGAAGTTTCGCACTTCCCGGCTTTGTTGGCAACGTTGACGTTGTTAGCAAGACCTTTGCCTATTTGGTAAAGGTCTTTTTTGTTGTCTTAAGACCTTTGCCATGTCTGGTAAAGGTCTTTTTCTCGTGATAGGAAAGTGTAAACTTCATTTCGAGAATTGTCCAGCTCCAGCGCCTAGCCCCTCGAGTCGCTTCGGTCCGCCCAATGAAGTCAAAGAACGACTTCACCGGTCGGTCCTCCAGCGCTTGTCGGGGCTGACCAAGGCGCTTGCGCTTTTCTATTTTCAGACCGCAGACAAATGAACTTTCAATATATGAAACTACTGAAAAGGAGATGGATCAGGGTGAAAAAGAAAAAAGTGACTTTTGAGGAATTGCTGAAGGCGAACAGGATTGAGCTTTTGGAGGATCAGAAGCAGCTTGAAAAAATTGAGGAACGGATTGAGGCCAAAATATTGGCTGCTAAAAGTGGAAATGCATCTTAATTTTAAAAGGGGGAA
The window above is part of the Mesobacillus jeotgali genome. Proteins encoded here:
- a CDS encoding AraC family transcriptional regulator: MDMLESMNEAMRYIEDNLAEEIDFKEVARTAYCSEYHFKRMFSFLAGVSLTEYIRRRRLTLAAFELENHDVKVIDVAIKYGYRSPDSFTRAFHSLHGITPSEARMPGHSLKAYPPMTFQLSIKGGSEMNYRIVEKDAFRIVGIMKRVPLVFHGVNPEIAEMWQSLNMEKIQEMKELSNTEPMGLVSASVNFSEGRMEEKGELDHYIGAATTKECPSHLASLEVVPSTWAVFEAIGPFPETLQNVWGRIYSEWFPSAAYEQTEGPEILWNEHKDVSSPKFRSEIWIPVKRK
- a CDS encoding FbpB family small basic protein, translating into MKKKKVTFEELLKANRIELLEDQKQLEKIEERIEAKILAAKSGNAS